ACGCGCAGGGTGTCCGCGCCGTAATCGCGCACCACATCATCCGGCGCGACGGCGTTCTTGAGGGACTTGCCCATCTTGCCGTACTCCCGGTTGACCTGCTCGCCGTTGTACCAGAACGCGCCGTCGCGCTCCTCCACCTCAGCGGCCGGGACGTAGACGCCGCGGGCATCCGTGAAGGCGTAGGCCTGGATGTAGCCCTGGTTGTACAGGCGGCGGTACGGCTCCTTGGAGGTGACAAACCCCAGGTCATACAGCACCTTGTGCCAGAAGCGGGAGTACAGCAGGTGCAGCACCGCGTGCTCGACGCCGCCGACGTAGAGGTCCACGCCGCCTGGGTCGCCGGCACCGTGCTTGTCCTCCTGCGGGCCGGTCCAGTACGCCTCATTCTCCAGGTTCACAAACTCGTCCGAGTTCGTCGGGTCGATGTAGCGCAGCTGGTACCAGGAGGAACCTGCCCACTGCGGCATGACGTTGGTGTCGCGGCGGTACTGCTTCGGCCCGTCGCCCAGATCCATGGTCACGTTCACCCAGTCCGTGGCCTTGGCCAGCGGGGGAGAGGGCTCCGAGTCCTTGTCGTCCGGGTCGAAGCTGACCGGCTTGTAGTCCTCCACCTCCGGCAGCTCCACCGGCAGCTGGTCCTCCGGGATGCCGTGGGCCTGGCCAAACTCGTCGTACACAATGGGGAAGGGCTCGCCCCAGTAGCGCTGGCGGGCGAACAGCCAGTCGCGCAGCTTGTACTGGATCTTCTCCTCGCCGGATTCGCGCTCCACCAGCCAGTTGATGGCGGCCTCGATCGCGTCGTCCTTGCCCAAGCCGTTCAGGTCCAGGCCATTGCTATTCGACGAATTAATGTGCGCCGCATCCCCCACAAACGCCGCCTCGGAGATATCCCCGTCCAGCACCGGGATGATGGGCAGGCCGAAGACGCTGGCGAACTCGTAGTCACGCTCATCGTGCGCCGGCACCGCCATGATGGCGCCGGTGCCGTAGCCGGTGAGCACGTAGTCCGCGATGAAGATGGGCACCTCTTCGCCGTTCACCGGGTTCTTGGCGTAGGAGCCCAGGAACACACCGGTCTTGTCTTTGTTCTCCTGGCGCTCCACGTCAGACTTCGCGGCGATAGCGGCCAGGTACGCGTCCACGGCCTCGCGCGGGGTGGCCTGGCCGTAGGTCCAGGTGTCCGGCGTGCCCTCCGGGTACGCGTCCGCCACCAGCGCATCCACCAGCTCGTGCTCCGGTGCCAGCGTGACGTAGGTGGCGCCGAAGAGCGTGTCCGGGCGGGTGGTGAACACCTCGATGGAGCCGGCCGCGGAATCGAACGCCACCTGCGCGCCGCGGGAGCGGCCGATCCAGTTGCGCTGCATGCTCTTGACCTTTTCCGGCCAATCCAAAAGGTCCAGATCCTCCAGCAAGCGGTCCGAGTACGCGGTAATGCGCATCATCCACTGGCGCAGGCGCTTGCGGTAAACGGGGAAGTTGCCGCGCTCGGAGCGGCCGTCCGCCGTGACTTCCTCATTCGCCAGCACCGTGCCCAGGCCGGGGCACCAGTTGACCATGGATTCAGAGAGGTACACCAGGCGGAACTCATCCAACGCCGCGTGCTTTTCCTGCGTGTTCAGGTCCTTGAAGTCCCGCCCGTCCTTGGTTTGGCGCGCACCCGTGAGCAGGTCGCGCACCAGGTCCTCGATGGGGCGGGCCTTCTGCAGCTCCTCATCAAACCAGGCGTTGTAAATCTGCAGGAAGATCCACTGCGTCCACTTGTAAAACTCCGGGTCCGTGGTGGCTACGGCGCGGCGCTTGTCGTGGCCCAGACCCAGCTGGTTCAGCTGGCGCTCCATGTTGGCAATGTTCGCCTCAGTGGTCGTGCGCGGGTGCGTGCCCGTCTGAATCGCGTACTGCTCCGCGGGCAGACCGAATGCGTCGTAACCCAGCGTGTGCAGGACGTTCTTGCCCAGCATGCGGTTGTAGCGCGCGTACACATCCGTGGCGATGTACCCCAGCGGGTGGCCAACGTGCAGACCCGCACCGGAGGGGTACGGGAACATGTCCTGGACGTTCAGCTTCTCCTCCGGCAGCGGCTTACCCGTCGCCAGATCGCCGGTGGGGTTCGGCGCGTTGAACGTGCCGTTCTCGCGCCAGTACTGCTGCCAGGTGGATTCAATCTCGTTGGCCAGCGCCGCCGTATACCGGTGCGCCGTCGGGTTCGCCTCAGTCATGCTTACGCAGTGTAGTCGGGGCACGTTACGGTGCCGCGCTGCGCTTGGGGGCTTTTGCTTGACGACGCTCCCCTTACCGCGCCCTCCCCGCAGCGAACGACGGGGAGCATGTGTGCTACTGCGTTGAACGCGGGAGGGTGCGCGCTCGGACGACGTCGCAAAGCGCGGAAAGCACCGGCGTGGGCACGCCGGCCTCTTCGCCGGCACTGGCGACGGCGCCGCCGATGGCGTCGATCCGATCTCCGTGCGGCGGCCCGCCTCAACGTCCTGCGTCATGGAAGTCTTGTGGCCCGCGGACTTGGCAAAGACAGCGGCGATGTGTTCCCGGATCACGTCCTCGCGCACCGGCACGTTGCGGGCATGCGCCACCGCAAGCGCCTCCGCCAGCACCGCTTCGGTGAGGCGACGGCCTGGCTCAGTACCGTTCGTCTCACCCAGCGTGAGGCCGGTTGCGCCGCCGATGGTGTTCAGCACCGTGTTCAGGATCAGCTTTTCCCAGATGGGGATGTTCACGTTATCGAACAGCTCCACGTTGAACCCGGCGCGCGTGAACAGCTCATGCACCGCAACGGCGGCGTCCGAGTTCACGCCGTCCGCCACCAAGTCGCCCATCGCGATGGAGCCGTACGAAGAAGTGGTGATGGCGTTCGCGCCCGCGCGGTCCGCGGAGTAATCGGTCACGCCAGCGAGCGTGTGCTCCGGACCGAACGTTTCCACCAGCAGCTCCCCGTTGCCCAGGCCGTTCTGCAGGGTCAGCGCAATCGTCTGCTCGTGGAACAGGTGCTTGGCACCCTCGATGGCACCGGGGGTGTGGAAGCCCTTGGTAAAGAAGAGGACAAAGTCCACCGGATCTGTGTAGTCGGCGGACTTGGCAGCCTTGGCCTGAACGTGCGTGGCATCCCCGTCCACGATCAGCTCAATGCCGTCCTTATTCAGGGCATCGATGGTCTGATCCATCACATCGAAGAACACCACGTCCTCGCCCGCGGCGATTAGCCTTGCACCGAAGAGTTGCCCCATTGCCCCGGCGCCGATAACTGCAGTCTTCATGGTTGTGCGACCCCTTCCGCGCCGGCGGAACCCTCGGCGCATCGCGTGAGAAGGCTTTCGAGGTCTATTTTACCGCTGGTCGGAGCACCTTTCACTCCCTGCGGCCTGCCCGTTCTGCGAATTCATCCAGCAAATCCAGCACATCCGGTGAACGCCACGCGCGGGCTCGTTTGCCGAGCTGGGCTGACACCACAATCCCGTCTTCCTCGAGACGGTTTAGCGCCTTTCGGGCCCGTGCCGAGGTGGTACCCAACGCATCTGCCGCAAACGTGGACGTGACAATCGGGTGCTGCAGCAACAGATCCAGCAGAGGCCAAGCCAATGAATCCGCGCGGGCGTGCAGGCGCTCGTCCCATTCCTCGCGTAGCTCCATGAGTTCGTCGGCAAGCCATGTGCCCCGCTCCGCGCCCTCGAGTGCCGCCTGGGCGAACAGGAGAACGATCGGCTCCACGGTACCCTCGCGGTATGCGGTGAGGGCGTCGAAATAGCCGCCAACATCAGTCAACAACCCAGCCGAGATCGGAAGAGCGACGCTGGAACTCACACCCCGGTTACGCAGCACGACGTGGACAAGCGCGCGTCCCGTCCGCCCATTGCCGTCCGCGAACGGGTGAATGGTCTCAAACTGCGCGTGGGCCACAGCTGCCTGCGCAAGCGCCGGCATGTCTTCCCGCTGCATGAATGTCTCCAGGTCCGCCATCAAACCCGCGATGTACCGCTGATGCGGGGGCACGAACGGCGCTCCGCCCGGATGCGAGTTCGCGCTCCCGATCCACACCGGCTGATCCCTGAACCGGCCCGCGATGTTTGGCGCAGACTCCGCAAGCAGCAACCGGTGAATCTCCAGCACAGAGGCGACCGTTGGCTCGCCCGACTCCACCGCACGCGCCATCTGCCTAGTGTTCGCTGCGATGAGGGCCGCGTTTCCGGTGCCGCCGCCCGTCATCTCTGCTTCCAGAATCTTCCTGGCGGACGAGGTCAGCTGCTCAATCCGGCTCGAAGCCACAGATTCGCTGCGCAGCAGCAGGGGAGTGAAGGGCAGCACACGGTGCGCCTCCACGGCATCGAAACGCGTGGCCGCTACCGTCGCGCGCTCCACCTCAGCAACCGTCTCAGGGCAGAGCACCAAGGGGCTGGTGCTTATCTGCGCCACCTTTGCACTTTCATAGCTCCCCGGAACCGTGCGCGCAGCCCGACGTGAGACACCCTCGGCGAGAGAGCGCCAGGGCAGCGATTCATACGTGACAGCGGGCCAAGTCATGCCCACACTATAGCGACCTTTTAGAGGCTTAAAAGGTCGCTAATCTTCCGTAGCGACCTGTTACGCCCCGTGCTCGCGCGCCCATGCCTCCACCAGATCCAGACGCGCAAGGTCCACGCGGTCCACATCCTTGCCGTACGTGGCGACCATGTTCCGCTCATTCTCCGTCTTGCCCGGCTTGAGCTTCAACATGCCGATCAGCCCGCGCATCACGTTCTTGTGCGCGCTGCTGAGCTCCGGGTAGTTCAACCGCCCCGGCAGGTAGAAGCGTTGCACCGTGTCCTTGAGCTGGCCGAGGAGACTGGCCGCGGGATCTGCGCGAACAACCTCATCATCCAGCGTCATCCCCACCGTGACCAGGCATGCGGGCCGGTTGGCAAGGACATCTGCGGGGAGCTGTTGGAGGAACTTTGCGCCGTCGTTAAGCGGGCCGTGCGCGGGCGCGAGCACCACGAGCGGCCCTGCCTCGGGTGCGGCGGAGACGTGCGGGGCTGGGGCAGCGTATCGACGCTCACCCCAAGCCGAACCCCCAGCTCCTCCGCGTAGCGCTTGGTGGACCCGTAGTAGGTGGAGTAGTAGATTTCGCAGCTCATGGTGCCATTGTGGCACTAGATGGACTGGATCTACTTGATCACAATCGGGTTCACCGGCGAGCCGGTTCCGCGGACCACCTTGAGCGGGGCGGCGGTGTAGAGGAAGTCCCACTGGCCGTCTTCGGCGCAGGAATCCGCGAGATCATCCAGCCAGGCGATCTCGGTAAGGCTGATACCCAAGTTGCGCAGGAACACGCCGTGAAGCACCAACGCGATGCCGGAGGTGGGCTCATAGGTCACCTCGTTCGCAATGGTGTCGGTGACCAGGTTCGGAATCTCGCGCTCCATGAACCAATCCACCAGCTCCGGGGTGTAGGTCAGACCCGGCTCCACAAGATCCTTGTTGAACTCCTCCGCATCAACGCTGTACCAGTACTTCATCCACCCGGTGCGAACCAGCAGGATGTCGCGCTTCTGAATTTCAACGCCCTGTGCTGCGGCGGCTTCAAGCAAGTCTTCGTGCGTGAACGTCTCGCCCTTCTCCAGCCATTCCTTCCCGCGATGGCGTGCCATATCAATCAACACGCCGCGGCCAACAACGCCGCGCTCCGCGATCGGCAGGACCGATGCGAAGTCCATACCGCCATCATTGGTGGTGTCGGCGGACTTGCCGTTCCACAGCTTGCCGTCGTACCACGCGTGCCCAAGCGCGTCATACTGCGTGGAACCCTGCAGGAAGATCGAAGCCTTGTCATCCGAGTAGCGGATACCGCCCTTGTACTGCGGGCCGTTGCCGCCCGGCTCGAAGGAATTGTCGTCGAAGACCATCTCACGCTCCATGCCGGTGCGGCCGGGGAAGACCGGATCACCGTGCGGGTGGCCCATCTGCACCTGGAGAGTGAACACCTTGCCCTGTCGCGCAGACTTGAGCCCGCGCATGATCTGCTCATGGTCAAGGAAGTTCAGGGCACCGACCTCATCGTCATCGCCCCAGCGGCCCCAGTTGTTGGGAGAATCTTCCAACAACTTGGCTAGGTCGTCGAACTGGGAAAAGTCGTGGTTGTGGCCCATCTGGAAACCTCTTTTCTGGTGTGGTGATGTACGGGACCGTCCGCTAATCACATGGTGAATTCATGTGATTAGCATTACAAAACGAACTATAGTGAGTTCCAGCCCACTCACGCACCGATTACGGGAGGAGAAGTTCATGAGCAGCGACACTCTGACCATCAAGGGAGCAGTTCTGGAAGAATCCGGCCGCTCCACGCCGTACGCAGATTCCATCCCCATCTCCATCTCGGAGCTTGAGCTTGCCCCGCCGGGGGAGAGCGAAGTACGCATCAAGATCCTCGCAGCTGGTATCTGCCACTCAGACCTTTCCGTGGTGAACAACAACCGCCCGCGCCCCCTGCCCATGCTCTTGGGCCACGAGGCTTCCGGAGTTGTGGAAGAACTCGGTCCGGGCGTGACCGAGTTCGAGGTTGGCCAGCACGTAATCTGCACGTTCCTTCCGCGCTGCGAGGAGTGCAAGGCATGCAAAACGGATGGCCGAATCCCGTGCGAGCGGGGTTCCAAGGCGAATAACGAAGGCACGTTGCTCAACGGGGATCGTCCGCTGCAGCGCGATGGTGAGGTAGTGAACCACCACCTTGGCATCTCCGGATTTGCTACTCACGTGGTAGCTGACGTGCGTTCCCTTGTTGCGGTGGGCGAGGATGTGCCGCCAGAAGTCGCAGCCGTCCTTGGGTGTGCCATTCTTACTGGCGGCGGAGCGTTGCTCAACGAAATTAAGCCGAACGAGGACACCTCACTTGCCGTGGTTGGTCTCGGAGGCGTTGGCGCAGCCGCTGTCCTTACCGCCGCGGCGCTGGGTCTGAAGGAAATCGTGGCAATTGACGTTCAGGACAGCAAGCGCGAGCTAGCAAAAGAGCTTGGTTGCACCGAGGCTATGACACCGGATGAGGCTGTTGAATCTGGCCGGAAGTTCGACGCGGTGATTGAGGCTGCGGGCCACCCGAAGGCGCTCGAGACCGCCTACAAGATCACCGGTATGGGCGGTATGACGGTGACGGTTGGCCTGCCCGCACCGAACTCAGTCTCCGAGATTGACCCTCTGGTGTTGACCGCCGAGGCTCGCACCCTGAAGGGCAGCTACCTGGGCTCGGCAGTGCCGAAGGTTGACATCCCGAAGTACGAGGAGCTCTGGCGAGAGGGCAAGCTTCACGCAGAGAAGCTCATTTCCTCCCGCATCAAGCTCGAAGAGATCAATGAGGCAATGGACAAGCTGGATAACGGCCTGTCCCTGCGCCAGGTGATCATGTTCGATTAATTCCTGTCCCGAGTGTGGGCGGCAGCATCCAGGATTAGTTTGGAGCGAGTCAGGCGCCATGTACAACTTACGAGACTAGACCTATTCCCCCTTCACTACAGAATCTCCGGCACGGTCTCAGCATGGGTGTTTAGCCTGGAGGATTTCGAGCGAATCATCACCGGCGAGATGCGGTTCAGTTGGCTTGAGGGGATGGTGAAGGCCGCATACAACCTCAACGTGCGGATGATGCGCTACGGCGGAACGATGTATGGGAAAGCGCACAACCCGTACTTCGCTCACGACGTGTTTCGCAGCGCGGTGGAGTGGAAAGACCGCTCAACCGTTTTGCCCAAAACCCGGGGATCGCACTACAACCGAGTACGTTCGCGCTGAAAGGAGAAACCGTGTCCCAGACATTCATCGACGCGTGCCTCGCAGGCACCGCACGCCCGGAAGAGATTGATGATTGGGTCGATGCCTGGCACGATGCGGCCCCTGGTAGCGAGGATAAGACGCTGGACCAGTACCTCGGTTTTACCGATGAAGAAGGCAGGCTCTGGGCACGCAAGCCCTCAAGCCTGTGGGGAATCCTCGAGGAGCACAAGTCCGCCCGCCAGCGCACGTAGTAGCCACCGCCAGCGGGCATAGCGGCTAGACCCTACTTCGGACGCTTCTCGCAGCCGACGCCGTCGCCATCGCGGTCCAGGTGGGTGCCGTAGCCCGGCTCGCCACGGCGGATCGGGCGGCCGAGGTCATTCCACACCGCACGGCAGTTCGCGTACATCTTGCCGGACGGCTGCGCCTGGGCAGGGCGCACCTGCGGTGCCGGAGCCGGCTGCGGAGCGGGAGCAGGTTGAGGGGCCGGTGCCGGTGCGGGAGCCGGCGGTTCAGGTGCCGGAGCAGGCGCAGGTGCCGGAGCGGCAACCGGGGCCGGCGGGTTGCACGGGATCACCGTGGGGAGGGGATTAGGAACGATACCCTGTTGCATGGCCCAGCACACAAGGCCGGCACCAGCGGCGAGCGCCGCGACGCCACCAACCACACCGGCAACGATCTTCGTGGTGTCAGAGGAAGAAGACTCACGGGATGCGCTGTCTTCCTCCTTCGCTGCGGAGTGGACTACTTCGCTTTCAGACGAGAAGGACTCGGACGACCCGTCGCCCGTCGCCTCCAGTGCGACGAGGGAGCTCAACATCGCAGACGAGGCGGAAGCAGCAGGGGGAGCGACAACAGACAGAGCAACAGCGCACGCAGATGCGGCGGCGATAACGGATTTCCTCATTCCACTATTTTCACACTGTCTACACAC
Above is a genomic segment from Corynebacterium sp. CNCTC7651 containing:
- the leuS gene encoding leucine--tRNA ligase, translating into MTEANPTAHRYTAALANEIESTWQQYWRENGTFNAPNPTGDLATGKPLPEEKLNVQDMFPYPSGAGLHVGHPLGYIATDVYARYNRMLGKNVLHTLGYDAFGLPAEQYAIQTGTHPRTTTEANIANMERQLNQLGLGHDKRRAVATTDPEFYKWTQWIFLQIYNAWFDEELQKARPIEDLVRDLLTGARQTKDGRDFKDLNTQEKHAALDEFRLVYLSESMVNWCPGLGTVLANEEVTADGRSERGNFPVYRKRLRQWMMRITAYSDRLLEDLDLLDWPEKVKSMQRNWIGRSRGAQVAFDSAAGSIEVFTTRPDTLFGATYVTLAPEHELVDALVADAYPEGTPDTWTYGQATPREAVDAYLAAIAAKSDVERQENKDKTGVFLGSYAKNPVNGEEVPIFIADYVLTGYGTGAIMAVPAHDERDYEFASVFGLPIIPVLDGDISEAAFVGDAAHINSSNSNGLDLNGLGKDDAIEAAINWLVERESGEEKIQYKLRDWLFARQRYWGEPFPIVYDEFGQAHGIPEDQLPVELPEVEDYKPVSFDPDDKDSEPSPPLAKATDWVNVTMDLGDGPKQYRRDTNVMPQWAGSSWYQLRYIDPTNSDEFVNLENEAYWTGPQEDKHGAGDPGGVDLYVGGVEHAVLHLLYSRFWHKVLYDLGFVTSKEPYRRLYNQGYIQAYAFTDARGVYVPAAEVEERDGAFWYNGEQVNREYGKMGKSLKNAVAPDDVVRDYGADTLRVYEMSMGPLDTSRPWATKDVVGAHRFLQRLWRLVVSEEDGSLAVVDAELTSDDEKQLHRTIAGVRDDYEGLRDNTVVAKLIEYVNYLTKTYPSGAPRAAVEPLIQMVSPLAPHIAEELWARLGHQGTITFEPFPTFSEHLLIDDTVELPVQINGKVKARLDVPVDASKEDIEKLALEDARVVELTTGAGKTVVKTIVVPGRMVNLVVK
- a CDS encoding Fic family protein; this encodes MTWPAVTYESLPWRSLAEGVSRRAARTVPGSYESAKVAQISTSPLVLCPETVAEVERATVAATRFDAVEAHRVLPFTPLLLRSESVASSRIEQLTSSARKILEAEMTGGGTGNAALIAANTRQMARAVESGEPTVASVLEIHRLLLAESAPNIAGRFRDQPVWIGSANSHPGGAPFVPPHQRYIAGLMADLETFMQREDMPALAQAAVAHAQFETIHPFADGNGRTGRALVHVVLRNRGVSSSVALPISAGLLTDVGGYFDALTAYREGTVEPIVLLFAQAALEGAERGTWLADELMELREEWDERLHARADSLAWPLLDLLLQHPIVTSTFAADALGTTSARARKALNRLEEDGIVVSAQLGKRARAWRSPDVLDLLDEFAERAGRRE
- a CDS encoding flavodoxin domain-containing protein encodes the protein MVLAPAHGPLNDGAKFLQQLPADVLANRPACLVTVGMTLDDEVVRADPAASLLGQLKDTVQRFYLPGRLNYPELSSAHKNVMRGLIGMLKLKPGKTENERNMVATYGKDVDRVDLARLDLVEAWAREHGA
- a CDS encoding cyclase family protein, giving the protein MGHNHDFSQFDDLAKLLEDSPNNWGRWGDDDEVGALNFLDHEQIMRGLKSARQGKVFTLQVQMGHPHGDPVFPGRTGMEREMVFDDNSFEPGGNGPQYKGGIRYSDDKASIFLQGSTQYDALGHAWYDGKLWNGKSADTTNDGGMDFASVLPIAERGVVGRGVLIDMARHRGKEWLEKGETFTHEDLLEAAAAQGVEIQKRDILLVRTGWMKYWYSVDAEEFNKDLVEPGLTYTPELVDWFMEREIPNLVTDTIANEVTYEPTSGIALVLHGVFLRNLGISLTEIAWLDDLADSCAEDGQWDFLYTAAPLKVVRGTGSPVNPIVIK
- a CDS encoding alcohol dehydrogenase catalytic domain-containing protein; this translates as MSSDTLTIKGAVLEESGRSTPYADSIPISISELELAPPGESEVRIKILAAGICHSDLSVVNNNRPRPLPMLLGHEASGVVEELGPGVTEFEVGQHVICTFLPRCEECKACKTDGRIPCERGSKANNEGTLLNGDRPLQRDGEVVNHHLGISGFATHVVADVRSLVAVGEDVPPEVAAVLGCAILTGGGALLNEIKPNEDTSLAVVGLGGVGAAAVLTAAALGLKEIVAIDVQDSKRELAKELGCTEAMTPDEAVESGRKFDAVIEAAGHPKALETAYKITGMGGMTVTVGLPAPNSVSEIDPLVLTAEARTLKGSYLGSAVPKVDIPKYEELWREGKLHAEKLISSRIKLEEINEAMDKLDNGLSLRQVIMFD
- a CDS encoding excalibur calcium-binding domain-containing protein — translated: MRKSVIAAASACAVALSVVAPPAASASSAMLSSLVALEATGDGSSESFSSESEVVHSAAKEEDSASRESSSSDTTKIVAGVVGGVAALAAGAGLVCWAMQQGIVPNPLPTVIPCNPPAPVAAPAPAPAPAPEPPAPAPAPAPQPAPAPQPAPAPQVRPAQAQPSGKMYANCRAVWNDLGRPIRRGEPGYGTHLDRDGDGVGCEKRPK